Proteins encoded together in one Canis lupus dingo isolate Sandy chromosome 34, ASM325472v2, whole genome shotgun sequence window:
- the DNAJB11 gene encoding dnaJ homolog subfamily B member 11 isoform X3 — protein sequence MNEIPRLVTRRDFYKILGVPRSASIKDIKKAYRKLALQLHPDRNPDDPRAQEKFQDLGAAYEVLSDSEKRKQYDTYGEEGLKDGHQSSHGDIFSHFFGDFGFMFGGTPRQQDRNIPRGSDIIVDLEVTLEEVYAGNFVEVVRNKPVARQAPGKRKCNCRQEMRTTQLGPGRFQMTQEVVCDECPNVKLVNEERTLEVEIEPGVRDGMEYPFIGEGEPHVDGEPGDLRFRIKVVKHPIFERRGDDLYTNVTISLVESLVGFDMDITHLDGHKVHISRDKITRPGAKLWKKGEGLPNFDNNNIKGSLIITFDVDFPKEQLTEEAREGIKQLLNQGSVQKVYNGLQGY from the exons ATGAATGAAATTCCCAGACTCGTCACCAG GCGAGATTTCTATAAGATCTTGGGGGTGCCTCGCAGCGCCtctataaaagacattaaaaaggcCTACAGGAAACTAGCCCTGCAGCTTCATCCTGACCGGAACCCGGATGACCCACGAGCTCAGGAGAAATTCCAGGACCTAGGTGCTGCTTATGAG GTTCTGTCAGATAGTGAGAAACGAAAACAGTATGATACTTACGGTGAAGAGGGATTAAAAGATGGTCATCAGAGCTCCCATGGAGACATTTTTTCACA CTTCTTTGGAGATTTTGGTTTCATGTTTGGAGGAACCCCTCGTCAGCAAGACAGAAATATTCCAAGAGGCAGTGATATTATTGTAGATCTAGAAGTCACTTTGGAAGAAGTATATGCAGGAAATTTTGTGGAA GTAGTTAGAAACAAACCTGTGGCAAGACAGGCTCCAGGCAAACGAAAATGCAACTGCCGGCAGGAGATGCGGACTACCCAGCTGGGCCCAGGGCGCTTCCAGATGACCCAGGAGGTGGTCTGTGACGAGTGCCCTAATGTCAA ACTAGTGAATGAAGAACGAACACTAGAGGTAGAAATAGAACCTGGAGTGAGAGATGGAATGGAGTACCCCTTTATTGGAGAAG GTGAGCCTCATGTGGATGGAGAGCCAGGAGACCTGCGGTTCCGAATCAAAGTTGTCAA GCACCCAATATTTGAAAGGAGAGGAGATGATTTGTATACAAACGTGACAATCTCACTAGTCGAGTCTCTGGTGGGCTTTGATATGGATATTACTCACTTGGATGGCCACAAG GTACATATTTCCCGGGATAAGATCACAAGACCAGGAGCCAAGCtatggaagaaaggagaagggctCCCCAACTTTGACAACAACAACATCAAGGGCTCTTTGATAATCACTTTTGATGTGGATTTTCCAAAAGAACAGTTAACAGAGGAAGCAAGAGAAG GTATCAAACAGCTTCTGAACCAAGGATCAGTGCAGAAGGTATACAATGGACTGCAAGGATATTAA
- the DNAJB11 gene encoding dnaJ homolog subfamily B member 11 isoform X1, with protein sequence MAPQNLGTLCLLLLYLLGAAIAGRDFYKILGVPRSASIKDIKKAYRKLALQLHPDRNPDDPRAQEKFQDLGAAYEVLSDSEKRKQYDTYGEEGLKDGHQSSHGDIFSHFFGDFGFMFGGTPRQQDRNIPRGSDIIVDLEVTLEEVYAGNFVEVVRNKPVARQAPGKRKCNCRQEMRTTQLGPGRFQMTQEVVCDECPNVKLVNEERTLEVEIEPGVRDGMEYPFIGEGEPHVDGEPGDLRFRIKVVKHPIFERRGDDLYTNVTISLVESLVGFDMDITHLDGHKVHISRDKITRPGAKLWKKGEGLPNFDNNNIKGSLIITFDVDFPKEQLTEEAREGIKQLLNQGSVQKVYNGLQGY encoded by the exons ATGGCCCCGCAGAACCTGGGCACCCTCTGCCTGTTGCTGCTGTACCTCCTCGGGGCCGCGATCGCCGG GCGAGATTTCTATAAGATCTTGGGGGTGCCTCGCAGCGCCtctataaaagacattaaaaaggcCTACAGGAAACTAGCCCTGCAGCTTCATCCTGACCGGAACCCGGATGACCCACGAGCTCAGGAGAAATTCCAGGACCTAGGTGCTGCTTATGAG GTTCTGTCAGATAGTGAGAAACGAAAACAGTATGATACTTACGGTGAAGAGGGATTAAAAGATGGTCATCAGAGCTCCCATGGAGACATTTTTTCACA CTTCTTTGGAGATTTTGGTTTCATGTTTGGAGGAACCCCTCGTCAGCAAGACAGAAATATTCCAAGAGGCAGTGATATTATTGTAGATCTAGAAGTCACTTTGGAAGAAGTATATGCAGGAAATTTTGTGGAA GTAGTTAGAAACAAACCTGTGGCAAGACAGGCTCCAGGCAAACGAAAATGCAACTGCCGGCAGGAGATGCGGACTACCCAGCTGGGCCCAGGGCGCTTCCAGATGACCCAGGAGGTGGTCTGTGACGAGTGCCCTAATGTCAA ACTAGTGAATGAAGAACGAACACTAGAGGTAGAAATAGAACCTGGAGTGAGAGATGGAATGGAGTACCCCTTTATTGGAGAAG GTGAGCCTCATGTGGATGGAGAGCCAGGAGACCTGCGGTTCCGAATCAAAGTTGTCAA GCACCCAATATTTGAAAGGAGAGGAGATGATTTGTATACAAACGTGACAATCTCACTAGTCGAGTCTCTGGTGGGCTTTGATATGGATATTACTCACTTGGATGGCCACAAG GTACATATTTCCCGGGATAAGATCACAAGACCAGGAGCCAAGCtatggaagaaaggagaagggctCCCCAACTTTGACAACAACAACATCAAGGGCTCTTTGATAATCACTTTTGATGTGGATTTTCCAAAAGAACAGTTAACAGAGGAAGCAAGAGAAG GTATCAAACAGCTTCTGAACCAAGGATCAGTGCAGAAGGTATACAATGGACTGCAAGGATATTAA
- the DNAJB11 gene encoding dnaJ homolog subfamily B member 11 isoform X2, which produces MQLRSAHSCWRDFYKILGVPRSASIKDIKKAYRKLALQLHPDRNPDDPRAQEKFQDLGAAYEVLSDSEKRKQYDTYGEEGLKDGHQSSHGDIFSHFFGDFGFMFGGTPRQQDRNIPRGSDIIVDLEVTLEEVYAGNFVEVVRNKPVARQAPGKRKCNCRQEMRTTQLGPGRFQMTQEVVCDECPNVKLVNEERTLEVEIEPGVRDGMEYPFIGEGEPHVDGEPGDLRFRIKVVKHPIFERRGDDLYTNVTISLVESLVGFDMDITHLDGHKVHISRDKITRPGAKLWKKGEGLPNFDNNNIKGSLIITFDVDFPKEQLTEEAREGIKQLLNQGSVQKVYNGLQGY; this is translated from the exons ATGCAGCTACGGTCAGCCCACAGCTGCTG GCGAGATTTCTATAAGATCTTGGGGGTGCCTCGCAGCGCCtctataaaagacattaaaaaggcCTACAGGAAACTAGCCCTGCAGCTTCATCCTGACCGGAACCCGGATGACCCACGAGCTCAGGAGAAATTCCAGGACCTAGGTGCTGCTTATGAG GTTCTGTCAGATAGTGAGAAACGAAAACAGTATGATACTTACGGTGAAGAGGGATTAAAAGATGGTCATCAGAGCTCCCATGGAGACATTTTTTCACA CTTCTTTGGAGATTTTGGTTTCATGTTTGGAGGAACCCCTCGTCAGCAAGACAGAAATATTCCAAGAGGCAGTGATATTATTGTAGATCTAGAAGTCACTTTGGAAGAAGTATATGCAGGAAATTTTGTGGAA GTAGTTAGAAACAAACCTGTGGCAAGACAGGCTCCAGGCAAACGAAAATGCAACTGCCGGCAGGAGATGCGGACTACCCAGCTGGGCCCAGGGCGCTTCCAGATGACCCAGGAGGTGGTCTGTGACGAGTGCCCTAATGTCAA ACTAGTGAATGAAGAACGAACACTAGAGGTAGAAATAGAACCTGGAGTGAGAGATGGAATGGAGTACCCCTTTATTGGAGAAG GTGAGCCTCATGTGGATGGAGAGCCAGGAGACCTGCGGTTCCGAATCAAAGTTGTCAA GCACCCAATATTTGAAAGGAGAGGAGATGATTTGTATACAAACGTGACAATCTCACTAGTCGAGTCTCTGGTGGGCTTTGATATGGATATTACTCACTTGGATGGCCACAAG GTACATATTTCCCGGGATAAGATCACAAGACCAGGAGCCAAGCtatggaagaaaggagaagggctCCCCAACTTTGACAACAACAACATCAAGGGCTCTTTGATAATCACTTTTGATGTGGATTTTCCAAAAGAACAGTTAACAGAGGAAGCAAGAGAAG GTATCAAACAGCTTCTGAACCAAGGATCAGTGCAGAAGGTATACAATGGACTGCAAGGATATTAA